Part of the Sphingobium lignivorans genome is shown below.
AGTCGCATGGATCGCCGGCGAGGGTGCCGGCCTGCGCCTGGCCGATGCTGGTGCTGCCTGTCGAGATCGGCGCATAAAGCTCGCCGACGCTGGGCGCGCGGATGGCGCGATTGTAGCCGCCGCGCAGGCGGACCTGATCGATCACGCGCCAGTCGAAATCGACCTTGTAGGTATGCGCCCCCCCGATCGAATTATAATCCGAATAGCGATAGCCCAGATCGAGGTTGAACTCCTGCATCAGGGGCAGATCGTGCAGCACGGGCACGAACAGCTCGCCGAACAGTTCCTTCACGTTGACCGCGCCGGCCGAGGAGCGCAGCACGGCGAAGCCGATGATGTCGCTGGTTCCGTCCGGCTGGTCGAGCGCGTCGTCCGACTTGTAATCGAAGGAATTGCGGCGGTAGCTCGCGCCCACCGCGAACCGCACCGCGCCCGCCGGAAGCGGGAACAGGCTGCCCTGCAGAGTGCCCTGCACGATGTCCTGCCTCATGTTGGTCGTGTTCAGGGTGTCGCGCATGACATAGTCCTTGCACGCATCGGAGATCGGCAGGTCGCCGAAGATATTGAAGTCCGTGCAATTGCCGAGCCCGCCCGTGGGGCTGGCGAGCAGCGCTTCCATCCGGCTGAGGCTGAGGCCGCCGGTCTGGCCATTCTTGAAGTCCGATGAACTGGTGCTGCCATAGAGGTCCCAGCTCAGATCGCCGATGCCGAGCTTGCCGGTCAGGCCGACCATGAACTGCCAGACGTCATATTCGTAGGTCTGGCCGCGATTGCCGATGGCCTGCCAGGACTTGTAGAACTGGAAATCCGCCGTGGGATTAGGCCGCGAGGCGAGGATGGTCCTCAGGTCCTCGGGGACGAAGAAGCTGTCATAGGGAATATTTTGAAGGTAGATGTTGTTCGAGAGCGTGGTGTTGACGATCGAGAATTGCTTGTAGGTCGTGAAGTTGAATTGCCCGTAGGCGGAAATGGAATCGGTGACGTCATAGTCCACCCGGCCCATCGCCATGTAGCGTTCCATGTCCGACTGGATGTCGGCGCCGGTCCAGCCGAACTTGAACTGCTTGGACGGTCCGAAGATCGAATTGCCCGAGTCCACGAGATAGGCGTCGTCGCTTTCCACGCCCTTGAAGTTGACGACCGGCGCATTGTTGGCAGTGTAGAGCGTGCCGTCATTGTTGAAGCCGATCTGCGCGCCGCCGCTGTAACGCTGGCTGCCATTGCTGGCGACGAACGGATCAAAGCCATATTTGTCGTGGAAGATGGAATTGACGGCCGCGAGCGTCGGCTCGTTGCCCGAGAAAAGCGCCGAACCATAGGGATTGGCCGCGTTGCCGGTCTGCGGCGTGCGGTCCGAATACCAGGGGCGCTCGCGGCGCTTGGCACGCTCGCGCTTCGAATAATCGAGCGAGACGAAGGCCCGGCCGCGTCCGTCGTCGAAATTGCCGCCCGCGGTCGCGCTGACGCGGTAGTTCGCGCCGTCCCCATAATTGGAAATGCCGGTCGTCGCCTTGAGCGTGAGGCCGGAATAATCGCGCTTGAGGCGGAAATTGACGACGCCCGCCGTGGCGTCCGAGCCGTAAGTCGTGGACGCGCCGCCGGTGATGACCTCGATATTGCCGATCAGGGCTTCCGGTATGGTGTTGAGGTCGACCGAGCCGTCGGGATTGGAGGGTTGCAGGCGCTTGCCGTCGAGCAGGATCAGCGTGCGCTTGGAGCCCAGGCCGCGCAGGGTCGCATAGGCCTGGCCGCCGTTCAGGCCGGTGCCGGTGCTGGAGGTGTTGCTCTGGCCCAGGCCGCCGGCGAACTGCGGCATCTGCGCAAGGGCCCGCTCCACGGTGATCTGGCCAGTGCTTTCCAGCGATTCCGCGCCGATGGAGACGATCGGGCTGTTCGCCTGATAGTCCGGGCGGGAGATGAGCGAGCCTGTGATGACGATGTCGTCCGGTGCGTCGGCCTCAGCCTCGGCCGTCTGGGCGGACGCCGGTTGCATCGCGGCCAGCAGAACCACGCTGCTGGCAGTCGCCAGCAAAATGCTTCGATGGACGACGGAGCCAATGTTACGCGATGAAGAAGATGGAAAATTCAGCATGACCTATCCCCTTTGTTTGACAGGTGTCCTAAAACTGAAAATGCCTCTCCATCATCGAATAGAGCATCGATTATATAGTTTTGTTAATTAATAGAAGCTTCCTTGATTGATGTTCATATATCTAAAATATTATACTTTAGTATTTTACTTTGAGGTGATGAATTCTGCCAAATGACAAAAATAATCATGAATTCAATATTTGAATTGAAAATATATTTTCAGACTATGGGCATTCTATAGGCGTGATGAATCATCCTGCCGCGCGGGTAGGCGTATCATGACAGTGAATTTCGAGTGATTCCGTGGCCTGACTCTCATGCCTGAGAGACAAGTCGGCGCAGGAACTATCAATTTCTATTATGTCGGAGAGGATGACTCTTTATGAGTCTTTCCTCATTCGATTCATCACCCTGTTGATGGCAGTTTGGGGCAATATATATTAATGTCAAGCGGAAATTCCGCTTTAAAAGTCCTTTATCATGGAATTCCTGAGCGGACGGCTTTTTCACGAGCGGGAGCGGGCGGCTCTCCTCAAGGAAAACAGCTGCTTAACCAGGGTTCCGTAGGGTCATGCGCCCGTTTCCGGCACGGATTGCCCGGCTCCGTTTTACTGGATTACGTCTTCCGGCAGGATATCGAAGGCGATGGTGAGTCGGTCGCTTCCGTCCGGGCAAGGTACGGTGCCGTGCCACATATAGGACGGGAAGAGCACGAGCATGCCCGGCTGCGGCCTGACGAAATGCCCGGCTTCCAGAGGCGGGGCGGTCGGAATGCCGGGCTGGCCGAAGCGGATCCAGCCGGCGCGCGTCTCTTCATCATCCATGCCGTCGGGCAGGGCGATGTAGCAGGCGGAGGAAATCCAGCCCTGTGGATGCACATGGTCGACATGAAAGCCGCCCGGTGAGAGCCTGACCGACCACATGCCCTTGAGCCGGTAGCCGCCCCGCCGCCTCGCGCGGAAGGGATCGCTACCGGTGCCCAGGGTCTCGACATAGCGGCGGATGGCGCCATCGATGGCTGTGCGAAAACCCCGGATCGCGGGATCGTCGCTCCTGAGCAGGTCCGCGCTCGTCTGCGTGCCGGAGCGGAGCGACTGGTCGAGCGGATGCGCCATGAAGCCATGGAGGCTGCGCAGGGACGCTGCGAGATCGCCCAGATAGTCCGGCAGACTGCTCCAGCCCGGCGGTGGCTCGATCGTCATGGCACTGACGAAGGCGTCATAATCATAGAGCGCGTCGGCGCGCGCGTCGCCCAGCAGGCGCCATGCCGTCCATTGCGCGGCGATCAGTCCCTGGTCGAGCGGTGTCAGGGCCAGTTGCGCCTCGATCCTGTCCAGCGCCTGTTGCGGCTGGCCAGTCACCAGCAAGGCGTCGATCATTTGGCGGCGGATGCTGCCGCTCGCGGGGGCCAGAGCTTCGGCCCGCAGCGCATGGGCAAGGGCCCGTTCGGGATCGAAGCCGATGGCGAGCTGAGCGGCGGCGCTTTCCGTCTCGGCACTGCCGGGCCCTCCTGCCTGCGTGAGCAGGCGATAGCCTGTCGCCGCGTCGCCCGCGGCATCATGAAAGCGCGCCATGATCATCCGCAGGCGGCCGGCCTGTTCGGTCGCAAGGCCCGGCGCCAGTTCCGCCAGCGCTGCATCAAGGCGTCCGGTGCGCATCCACATGAGCTGGGCGAGATCGCGCAGCGCCTCGACATAGGATGGACGCAAGGCCACGGCGCGGCGAAAGGCCTGTTCCGCTTCATCCAGCCTGTTCTGGCCCTGCAGTGCCCGGGCCAGCACCAGCCATGTCTCGGGCGCCTTGCCGCCGAGCGCGAAAGCCTGGCGTGCCGCCGCTTCAGCGCGTTGCGCATGGCCCGCGTCCCCGAGCGCTGCCGCCAGATTGTGATAAGCGGACGATCGGGCGGGGTAGAGCGCGACGATGCGTTCGCGCTCCGCGAGCCTTTCCTCCGGCCTGTCGAGCGCCTGAAAGGCCCGGGCACGCTCGACGAGCAAGGCTTCTGCCGGACGCGCGACGGCTGCGGCCGGGCCGGTCAGAGCGATGACGCGCTCGGGTTCGCCGCCGGCATTGAGCAGGCGTGCCAGCTCCACGGCAGCGTCCTGAAACAGCGGGTCGAGATCCAGCGCGATGGCGAGTTCCCGCGTCGCGCCGGTTGCATCGCCTCGATGGCGCGCGGCGAGGGCGAGGAAGAAATGGGGCCGGGCATCCTGCGGCGCCTGCCGGGCCGCCGTTTCGAGGAGCCGCTCCGCCTCGGCCAGCCTGCCTTGGCGCATCAGGTCGACAGCGCGCTGGAGATCGCCGGAGAAATGGGGGAGGGGGCCTGTGCTCACGGACGGAGGGGGCCGAAGGTCCGGTAAGGCTGCAGGTCCATCGAAGCGCCTTTGATCGGGGAAGACGCAGCCATCATGTCCGCCCTAGCCCGGGGTGACAACCAGCAGGCCGACGGCCGCCGTGTCGGTATGATTGCGAACGGCGTGCGGCACATCCGCCGGATAGCGCGCGATGGACCCGGTGCCGACGACGGCTGTCGTGTCCGCGCTCGTCACCGTCAGTTCGCCGAGGAAGACGGTGAGATGTTCCCAGCAGCCACGCGTATGCGGGTCCGACACCAGCTCGCCGCCGGGCGCGATGGTCAGATGATAAAGCTCCGGGCCCACGATCTTGTCCGGGCTGAGAATCCGCATGACGCACAGGCCATCCTCCGTGCGGATTTCGGGAACGAACGAGGCGGCCGTCAGCTCGATGCGCCCGCGCCGCTCCACTTTCTGCCCGCCGACGAAATCGGCGAACTCCACGCCGAGCGCCTGCGAAAGATGCCACACGGTCGCCACGGTCGGATTGGCCTGGCCCCGCTCGATCTGCGACAACATCGATCTCGATACGCCCGACGCCGCCGAAAGCGTATCGAGCGTCATTCCATGTTCCTTGCGAAGATCGCGCAGTCTGGGCCCAATAGCGGGCGGTTTCTCTCTGATGGTCATATTGCCCCGGAAAACCAAATTGCCATTTAGCTAGCCGATTTTTGCCAAAATGACAATGGATGCCGATGTAATCTGTTGTAATGCCCTGATAATTCTTCCAGTTTTGGCCTATTATTTCGCAATTATTTCTGCGGCCGTAAGAAAATATGTCAAAGTCTTCTTGTTGGGAAAGTCGCTTTCATGCCCCGCCTCTTTCTCTGGCGGGGACTTCAAGGCGGCATCAAGGCAGCACTTGGTCACACCGCCCTCCGCGCCGGTGCTGCGCAAGGAGTCAGCAGATAGAGTTTTCCATTATATCGGACAAGCCTTCTGTCGCGCGTGCGTCTCCATTCGACGCAGCGCGGGGATGTCCATGGAGGGGGGAGCGGTCCCCTCTGGAGGTGGGCCGGCTAGACCAAAGCCGCCTTGTAGAGCGCCGTCAGCGCTGCCCAGGCGTTCTCGGCGGCTGCTTCGTCATAGGCTTGGCTACCCGGCACGCACCAGCCATGGTCGGCCGGATAGACTTCCACGCTGGCTTCCTTGCCGGCCTTGGCGAAGGCGGCGGTGAGGATGTCCTTGGATTGCGGCTCGCGCGCATCGTCGTTCCGCGCCACCGCGACGAGATAGGCGGCGTTGGTCTTCGGGATCAGCAAATGCGGGCTGTTGGGCTTGTCGGTGGTGAGCCCGCCGCCGTGGAAGCTGGCGACCGCGCCGATGCGGTCCGGCACGGCGGCGGCGGTGCGGAAGGAGAGGGGGCCGCCCATGCAATAGCCCTGCACGCCCGCTTTCTTGCGCCGGTCGGTCTGCGGCCGGGCATCGAGGAAAGCGAGATAGGCCACCGCGTCCTTGTCCACGCCCTCGTCGCTCATCGCCCCGCGATAGCCGAACAATGTCTGCCGGTTAGCGGGATCGTTGAAGTCCGCGCTGATCGCCGAGGCTTTGGCGCTGCGATAGAAGGGGTTGGGCACCAGCACGACATAGCCCTGCGCGGAGAGCCGGCGGCCCATCTCGCGGAACACCGGCCGGAGCCCCATGA
Proteins encoded:
- a CDS encoding TonB-dependent receptor domain-containing protein, which encodes MVLLAAMQPASAQTAEAEADAPDDIVITGSLISRPDYQANSPIVSIGAESLESTGQITVERALAQMPQFAGGLGQSNTSSTGTGLNGGQAYATLRGLGSKRTLILLDGKRLQPSNPDGSVDLNTIPEALIGNIEVITGGASTTYGSDATAGVVNFRLKRDYSGLTLKATTGISNYGDGANYRVSATAGGNFDDGRGRAFVSLDYSKRERAKRRERPWYSDRTPQTGNAANPYGSALFSGNEPTLAAVNSIFHDKYGFDPFVASNGSQRYSGGAQIGFNNDGTLYTANNAPVVNFKGVESDDAYLVDSGNSIFGPSKQFKFGWTGADIQSDMERYMAMGRVDYDVTDSISAYGQFNFTTYKQFSIVNTTLSNNIYLQNIPYDSFFVPEDLRTILASRPNPTADFQFYKSWQAIGNRGQTYEYDVWQFMVGLTGKLGIGDLSWDLYGSTSSSDFKNGQTGGLSLSRMEALLASPTGGLGNCTDFNIFGDLPISDACKDYVMRDTLNTTNMRQDIVQGTLQGSLFPLPAGAVRFAVGASYRRNSFDYKSDDALDQPDGTSDIIGFAVLRSSAGAVNVKELFGELFVPVLHDLPLMQEFNLDLGYRYSDYNSIGGAHTYKVDFDWRVIDQVRLRGGYNRAIRAPSVGELYAPISTGSTSIGQAQAGTLAGDPCDYRSEYRRRAEAQVKQLCLAQGMSESTYGTTAAGFIGTSQIFPLTGGNPDLDEETADTWSFGAVLSSPFTSPLLNRIRMSVDWYNIKIKDAIGVLAITQSVQYCFNADGASNPTYDNNNYYCQLLARAPEGTLEPPTSQPLLNLGTFEVQGIDVQFDWAADLSDFGFGGDPGSLSFRTVVSYLDKFAVQNLPGAPTYDYAGTIGFSIESNAGAVHPTWKANTNLTYTLGGFDMGVTWRFIDKMKHSNSVTSNSAPQGIAAYHLFDLNVGYAFTKDIQLTAGVTNVFNRAPPSYSNTPETYESSNYDVLGRNFFMSLKARF
- a CDS encoding putative 2OG-Fe(II) oxygenase, whose translation is MSTGPLPHFSGDLQRAVDLMRQGRLAEAERLLETAARQAPQDARPHFFLALAARHRGDATGATRELAIALDLDPLFQDAAVELARLLNAGGEPERVIALTGPAAAVARPAEALLVERARAFQALDRPEERLAERERIVALYPARSSAYHNLAAALGDAGHAQRAEAAARQAFALGGKAPETWLVLARALQGQNRLDEAEQAFRRAVALRPSYVEALRDLAQLMWMRTGRLDAALAELAPGLATEQAGRLRMIMARFHDAAGDAATGYRLLTQAGGPGSAETESAAAQLAIGFDPERALAHALRAEALAPASGSIRRQMIDALLVTGQPQQALDRIEAQLALTPLDQGLIAAQWTAWRLLGDARADALYDYDAFVSAMTIEPPPGWSSLPDYLGDLAASLRSLHGFMAHPLDQSLRSGTQTSADLLRSDDPAIRGFRTAIDGAIRRYVETLGTGSDPFRARRRGGYRLKGMWSVRLSPGGFHVDHVHPQGWISSACYIALPDGMDDEETRAGWIRFGQPGIPTAPPLEAGHFVRPQPGMLVLFPSYMWHGTVPCPDGSDRLTIAFDILPEDVIQ
- a CDS encoding dienelactone hydrolase family protein; its protein translation is MCDNEINQGLVEDWSLTRRTFVALAAATGFSGAACAAGQVVEEDVTVKTPDGVADAVLFHPAGTGPWPAVLVWPDIMGLRPVFREMGRRLSAQGYVVLVPNPFYRSAKASAISADFNDPANRQTLFGYRGAMSDEGVDKDAVAYLAFLDARPQTDRRKKAGVQGYCMGGPLSFRTAAAVPDRIGAVASFHGGGLTTDKPNSPHLLIPKTNAAYLVAVARNDDAREPQSKDILTAAFAKAGKEASVEVYPADHGWCVPGSQAYDEAAAENAWAALTALYKAALV
- a CDS encoding helix-turn-helix domain-containing protein gives rise to the protein MTIREKPPAIGPRLRDLRKEHGMTLDTLSAASGVSRSMLSQIERGQANPTVATVWHLSQALGVEFADFVGGQKVERRGRIELTAASFVPEIRTEDGLCVMRILSPDKIVGPELYHLTIAPGGELVSDPHTRGCWEHLTVFLGELTVTSADTTAVVGTGSIARYPADVPHAVRNHTDTAAVGLLVVTPG